TCAGCAGACTTCATCTTCAGAGCAGGCCCATTTGCTTTTTCCTGTCTTGCGAACACCATTCCAGGGGGCCCGATCTGCAGTCTGGCGCCTTGAAGGCTCCACCAGCGGGGCGCGGACCATCGGTCATCCGCCGGAAAGCATGGATGACAAAGCCGCTTCCCGGTGTATAAATGTAAGCGCTGCCATGTTGCTGATCAGGGAGAGAGGATCGCGACTTGGACAGGCCAGTCTTTTGCAAATGGCTCGCAAAGCCGCTGTAATCCTATGAAATTCCTTGGGAGGAAACACATGCTCAATCTTAAAACCGTCAAGGCATTGGCGATCGCTTCGGCCGTTTCGTTGGCTGCCGCAACGGGCGCCATGGCGTTCCCGGACAAGCCGATCGAATACATCATCCCGTTTGGTCCAGGGGGCGAATCCGATATCTCGGCGCGGTTCCAGCAGCCTTTCTTCAAGGACAAGTTCGGTCAGGATCTCGTGGTCTCCTACAAGCCTGGCGGCGGCGGTGCCGTTGGCTGGGCGCAGCTCAATTCGATGGCTGGCGATGGTTACACCATCATGGGCATCAACCTGCCTCACATCGTCATTCAACCGGCCCAGAAGGACGTTGGCTACACCACGGCCGACATCAACGCCTTCTTTATGTTCCACTACACGCCTGATGCGATCGTGGTGACTGCGGACAGCCCCTATCAGACGCTGGCGGACCTGATTGCTGATGCCAAGGCCAATCCCGGTGCGCTGACCATGTCCGGCTCCGGCAAGGCCACCGCCAACCATCTCGCGCAGATCCGCTTTGACGAGATGGCGGGGATCAAGACCACCTATGTGCCGTTCAAGGGCACCGGCGCTTCGACCACAGCCAATCTTGGCAAGCAGGTCAAGGCGCAATGGGGTTACACCACCGTGGGCGCGGCGCAGGGGGATGCCGTGCGCATGCTGGCCGTGGCCATGGAAGAGCGGCATCCGCTGTTCCCGGACGTGCCGACCTTCAAGGAGCTTGGCTTCGACATGGTCGGCGGCGCTTACCGCGGCATGGCCGTTCCCAAGGAAACGCCTGCTGATGTCGTCAAGGCGTTGTCGGATGCATTTGCAGAAGTCAATGCCGATGAGGCCTTCCGCAAACAGATGCTTGATGGCGGTTTCGCACTTCTCGATGTGGACTCGGCCGGCATGGCTGACTTCATGAAGGCGCGCACCGAGGAGTATGTTGCTGCTGCAACTGCGGCCGGCCTTCTCAACTGATCTGCCCGACACGCCCGGATCAGATATGATCCGGGCGTGCTCCTCTTTGGTCCGGTCTGCGTTGCAGCGCCTCATGGATATCGTGAGGGCGGCAATGATGACGGGCGGCTTTGTCTGAACGGGTGGATCTGATGGATTTTGAAAATCTCGCCAATGCGCTGACCCTGACCAATCTGGCGCTGGCCTTGTTCGGCGTTGTCGCCGGCACGGTGATCGGGTCGATCCCCGGGCTTTCGGCAACCATGGCAGTGGCCGTTCTGGTGCCGATTACCTTTGCCATGGCGCCGGCTTCGGCCCTGATCCTGCTTGGCGCAATCTACACCGGCGCGATCTATGGCGGGGCCTATTCGGCGATCCTGCTCAACACCCCCGGCACACCTTCCGCGATTGCGACCACATTTGACGGCTACCCCATGGCCAAGCGCGGTGATGGTGATCTCGCCGTGGCAATAGCCTGCTATGCCAGCGTGGTCGGCGGATTGATTGGCGCGCTGGCGCTGCTGCTTCTCGCCCCGCCGCTTTCCACCGTGGCCTTGGCATTCGGTCCGGTTGAATATCTATGGCTGTCGATTTTCGGGCTGTCGCTGATTGCGTCGCTGTCGACCGGCAATGTGCTCAAGGGGCTGGCCGGTGGCGCCTTCGGCCTGCTGCTTTCCTGTGTCGGCGTCGCCGAGATCTCCGCCGACATCCGGCTGACCTTTGGCAGCTCGACGATGATCGGCGGCATCGAGGTGGTCGGCGCGCTGATCGGGCTTTACTGCATCCCGGTGCTCATTGATCTGGTGGCAACGCCGGAGCGTCATCTCAAGGTCGAGGACGGCGTCCGCGCGGTGCGCTTCAGGGAAGGTGCCAGGATCGCCTGGGCCTCGCGCTTCAACCTGGTTCGCTCCTCCATCATCGGAACCGTGATCGGCATTTTGCCCGGCGCCGGCGGCTCGGTCGCGGGCTTGGTCGCCTATTCCGAAGCCAAGCGCACGGCAAAGCCGCATCAGAAATTCGGCGAGGGTGAGCCGGACGGCATCATGGCCACCGAATCCGCCAACAATGCCACTGTTGGCGGCGGCTTCATTCCCACGCTGGTGCTCGGCATTCCCGGCACGCCGCCCGATGCGGTGATCCTCGGCGCGCTGTTGGTGCAGGGCGTGCGCACCGGCCCGGCGCTGTTTGATGGCGGCGGTTCGATCGTCTATACCTTTATCTTCGGGCTTTTCATTGCCACCATCCTGATGTTGCCGACGGGGCTTTTGATCGGGCGTTATGCCTACAAGACCATCGTCACGATCCCCAAGACGATACTGGTGCCAACCGTTGGCTTCATGACCATCATCGGCACCTTCGCCATCCGCAATTCGATTTCCGATGTCATCATCATGATCGTTCTGGGATCCGTTGGCTGGGTGCTGTCGCGCTTTGGCTTTGCGGCTTCGCCGATCGTGCTCGGCCTCATTCTGGGTCCGATTGCCGAGCAGGGCTTTGTCCAGGCCTGGATCATCGGCGATGCCACCGGCAACCTCATGGGCATGTTCTTCGGGCGGCCGATTTCGCTGGCGATCATCGCCTTCACGATCCTTTCGCTGCTGTACCCGGTTTTTCAAAGCCGCCGTGCCAAACGTCTTCTCGAAATGCAGGCCAATTCCAATGACTGACAGCTCGTCCAATCCCGGCAAGAAAGATGTCGGAACGCTCATCATTGCGGGTCTTTTCGTGGCACTCGGCCTGATCACGCTCAATGATGTAACCGGTTATTCGGACACCGATTCCATCGTGTTTCCGAGTTTCGTCGCCTATGCGCTGATCTTCATGTCGGTGCTGGTGATCATCTATTCATGGCTCAAACCCAACCCCGACAATGGCTTCGGCAAGGGCGATTGGTGGCGCCGGCTGCTGCTGGTCGCAAGCATGATCGCTGCCTGCCTGGTGATGCCCTATGCAGGCTTTTTACCGGCAACGGCGATTGCCTTTGCCGGCAGCCTGTTCGCCGCGCGGCATGAAGGCTGGGACATGCGAAGCGGGCTTGTGTTTGCCGGCTCCGGCGCGGTCATCATGGCCGGATTCTACGCATTGTTCCGCTTTGCGCTCGGCGTCCCGCTGCCGTGACAGGGACCGCCTATTCCACGTATTTGCGCCAGTCGTGCTCTTCCTTGAATCCGAGCATCTCGCGGATCTTGCGGTTTGAGTAAAGCGCCTCATGCTCACCCATCTCGCGGGTGACGGGCACACCTGGGAAGAACCGCTCGGTGATCTCGGCCGTCGGCATGTCGACCGAATTGGTGTCGTTTCCGGCATTGAAGACCTGGAACCCGAGCCCGTCGGTTTTCAGGCACCGGTCGACGATCTGTCCCAGATCGCGCGCATCGATGTAACAGAAGATGTTGCGGCGGCGGACCTCTGGATGGGCGCAATAGTGCTTGAAATTGGGATATTCATGCGGCTCTATGACGTTGCCGATCCGCAGTGCATAGATGTCGAACCCGGACCGGCGCTGGAAGCTGCGCGCGGTCTGTTCGTTGAGCACCTTTGAAAGCCCGTAGGAATCCATCGGATTGACATCCATGTCCTCTTCGACCGGCAGGGCAGGCGGGTTGGCCGTGCCATCGGCGAAGCAGACGCCATAGGTGGTTTCCGAAGAAGCCACGATGATCTTGTTGATGCCGAGCTTCACCGCAGCCTCAACCACATTGTAGGTGCCGACAGTGTTGACCCGGAAGGTTTCATTGTCGGGATTGATGAGAATGCGCGGTACGGCCGCAAAATGCACCACGGCATCGAATTTCGGAACGCCGGTGCCCGGCTCCAACTCATCGAAATTTGCGTAGCTCGACATCACGTTGAACATCTGGCCTGAATCCGTGATGTCGGCGGTCAGATTGTCCACGCCCGGATGGTCGAGCGGCGTCAGATCCACATTGACCACCCGGTGGCCCTGATCAAGCAGATAGGGAACCACATGTTTACCGGCCTTGCCGGAACCACCTGTAAACAGAATGCGCATTTTTCAACTCCCTTTTTTAGCCAGCCTCTTCCCTGACCTAAATATGCCGCCCCGCGGCCACGCCTGATGACCAGGCCCACTGAAAATTATGTCCCCCCAGATGACCGGTGACATCGACCACTTCGCCGATGAAATGCAATCCGGGCACCAGGCGGCTTTCCATCGTCTTCTGGTTTAGCTGATCTGTGTCCACACCGCCAAGTGTCACCTCGGCTGTGCGGTATCCTTCGGTCCCGCCAGGGATCAGTTCGAAGCCGTGCAGTCGCGCGGCAATCGTCTCGATGGCCGCATTGCTCATATCCGCGAGGCGAATAGCGGAGTCTCCGGTTTGGCTCTCGAGATGCTGCGCCAGGCGCTTGGGCACGATCTCGCCCAGCGTTGTCCAAGGCGAGCCTTTGGGCCGCGACGAACGTTCCTGCTTGAGTGCGTCCGCGAGATCACGGTCGGGTGCCAGATCGATGCTGAGCCGGTCGCCATCGCGCCAATAGGAGGATATTTGCAGCATCGCCGGACCGGAAAGCCCGCGATGGGTGAACAGCATCGCCTCGCGGAAGGTCGCGCCATTGCAGCGCGCATTGACATCAACGGCAACGCCGGACAGTGCGCTCCAGCTTTCCGCCATGTTTGAGGCCCATGTGAAGGGAACCAGACCGGCGCGTGTCTCGGTCACCCTGTGGCCGAACCGGGCGGCAATCTCATAGCCCAGACCGGTGGCGCCCATCTTGGGGATCGATTTGCCGCCGGTCGCAACCACCAGCCTGTCGGCTTGCCAGTTACCCTGGCTGGTTTGGACATCGAAGCCTTGATCTGCCTGGTTGACCTCAAGGATCTCGGTCGAGAGCTCGAGCCGTACACCGGCATCGCGCATGTCGCCGGTCAGCATGTTGATGATGTCGCGCGCCGAGCTGTCGCAAAACAGCTGGCCAAGCGTTTTCTCATGATAGGCGATGCCACGCGCTTTCACCCGGTCAATGAAATCATGCTGGGTGAAGGATCTGAGCGCGGAAATCGCAAAGCGCGGGTTGTTCGACAGAAAGTTGCCAGGCCCGCAATGCAGATTGGTGAAATTGCACCGTCCACCGCCCGAGATACGGATTTTTTCTCCCGGCGCACGGGCATGGTCGATCACCGTGACCGAAAGCCCGCGACGACCGGCCTCGACCGCGCAGATCATCCCGGCGGCTCCCGCGCCCAGCACCATCACATCGGTTTTGTTGCGTGTCGGCATTCGCTCTCCCAGGACCCGCCGGAAGTGTGTCCGCGGATCGGCTCTGAGGCCCTAGCAGATGAAACAGGATCGACAAAGCCCGCGACGGACATACGAGCCGCTCAGCCGAGTTGCCAGCCCACCCCGAGGAGAGATAGGGAGAAACTCCGCCTTTCCGGAGAACGCCATGCCCCTTCACAGATTCGATCTTGCTCCGGTTTCCTTCAGCCTCGACACAGACGTTGGCCACATCGCAGCCCTTCACATTGCCGATGGTGATCGCCAGCTTTCGCCGCTGCATCGCGCGCCCTGGGCCGATGACAGTGAAGCCGTCTTTGAGGCCACAACACCACCCAATGTGAAACGCCTGTCGGGCGATTTCTTCTGTGCACCCTTTGGCCGCAACGATGTGGTCGAGGCGCCGTCCCATGGCTGGCCCGCCAACAGCGACTGGGAGCATGTCGAAACCACCGATGCTGGCGATCACCTTACGGCTGTTTTCACCCTCGCTCACGAGGTCATGGGCGCAACGCTGGAAAAGCGCATCACGCTTCGCGCCGGGCATCCCTTCATCTATCAGGAACACCGGTTTGAGGGCGGGCAGGGCGCAGTGTCGGTGGCGCATCATGTGATAGTTCATTTGCGGGAGGGCGGAAGGCTGGCCGTCTCGCCGAAGGCGTTCGCGTTCACGCCGCCCGAGAGCCTTGAGCCCGACCCTGCGCGCGGCCGTTCGATCCTGGCTTATCCAGCGCGAAGCGAGGATCTCGGTGCGTTTCCGCTTGCGGGCGGTGGCACAGCTGATCTTACCCGGTACCCGCCAGGAGAGAGCCACGAGGATTTTCTGACCCTTGTCGAGCGGCAGGATGGGAACCGCAACGGAGTCGCATTGGGATGGAGCGTGGTCAGCCGCATCGCCGAGCAGGATCGCATTCTGATCTTGAAGAACAGCCAAACTCTGCCGGTCACAATGTTGTGGATGAGCAATGGCGGCCGTGATTATGCGCCCTGGTCCAGCCGTCACACGGGCGTGCTTGGCATCGAAGATGGCAGAGCTTCAGGTCTTGGTCACGCCGATTCTATCCGCCCCAACGCGATGAACAGCAATGGCATTCCGACAGCCTTTGATCTGGGTAGCGATCAGACTGTCAGGATTCGCCAGGTGATTGGTGCCTGTGCAATTGCGCCCGACGAGGGCGAAGTTGCAGATCTCAGTGTTAAGCCGGGGCGAGTGACGCTGCATTTTGAGGGCGGATCATCCCGCACATTGCCGTTTGATTCGGAGTTCCTGGAAAGCCAGGAAAACTGAACCCGTCCGGAAAATGCCCCGGAAAACGCCTTTGACACTTCAGGTTTCGAACCGCCATTAAAAAAGTCCCCGCCACGAGGTGACAGGGACTTTCCAATGCGTTTGATGCTTGTGGATCAGCAAGCTGCCTCATAGACGTTGCCATTGGCGTCGCGGTAGCGGCACTGGCCCGGCGTCGTTGCCGCGCCGATAAGCGCGCCGGCTGCGCCGCCGATCAGCGCGCCGGTGGCGACGCCGCGGCTGCTGCTGCCCGTTGCCGCTGCAATCAATGCGCCAGTCCCTGCGCCGACGACAGCACCGGTGCCCGCTCGTTTTTCGGTGGTCGTGCAGCCGGCTGCTGCAAGCAGCGACAGAGCGGCAAGCGTAGAAATGAGAATTCTTTTCATCAAAGGCTCCAATGTTGTGTGTGTCTAGAAGCGGCTGCTGCCCCACTAGCCAGTACGAACTTTAGAACGCAGTGATGCTATTGTACAGCACATCAAATCCCCGCGTTTGAACAAGCGATGAAATGCACCGTGTCAACGCGGGTCATGTTTCAAGCTATTGGCGGTTCATGCCGGAGCGGTGGGCCCAGCCGGTCATCCGCATCTCGAGCCAGGCCATCAGCGCGTACATGACGATGCCTTCGATCGCGAGCATCACCAGCCCGGCAAACACCAGTGGAACGTTGAACTGGCTTTGTGCAGCCAGCATCATGTGCCCAAGACCGGAGTTTGCAGCGACGGTCTCGGAAATCACCGATCCGACAAAAGCCAGTGTGATGGCGACTTTCAGCGATCCGAAGAAGTAGGGCATGGAGCGCGGAATGCCGACCTTGAGCATGATGTCGAGCTTCTTGGCGCCAAGCGCGCGCAGCACGTCTTCCATCTCCGGCTCGATGGTCGCAAGGCCGGTTGCGACATTGACCACGATCGGGAAGAAGGCGATCAGAAACGCCGTCAGGATCGCAGGCACCGTACCGATGCCGAACCAGATCACGAGGATGGGCACAACGGCCACCTTGGGCACCGCGTTGAAGCCGATCATCAAAGGGTAAAGCCCCGCATAGATAAACCGCGACCAGCCGACCAGCAGCCCGAGCGCCAGGCCACCGGCAACAGCCAAGGCGAAGCCGACCAGTGTTGTGTAGAGCGTCTGAAGCGAGTTTTTCCAGATCGCCGGCCAGTAATCGACGATCGACTGGGCGATCACCGTCGGTGCGGGCAGGATGTAGACCGGCAGGTCAAACCCGCGCGAGCACGCCTCCCACAGAGCAAACAGCACGAAGGTGTAGATCCACGGCGCATAGCGTGTGAAATCGCGTTTGGCTGGCGTTCCACTCATCAGACCGCCTCCGACTGCTGTGCGCGTGCGGTTGCAATATGCCCGCGCAAATCATGCACCACATCGGTGAATTCGGCTTC
The DNA window shown above is from Hoeflea phototrophica DFL-43 and carries:
- a CDS encoding tripartite tricarboxylate transporter substrate binding protein produces the protein MLNLKTVKALAIASAVSLAAATGAMAFPDKPIEYIIPFGPGGESDISARFQQPFFKDKFGQDLVVSYKPGGGGAVGWAQLNSMAGDGYTIMGINLPHIVIQPAQKDVGYTTADINAFFMFHYTPDAIVVTADSPYQTLADLIADAKANPGALTMSGSGKATANHLAQIRFDEMAGIKTTYVPFKGTGASTTANLGKQVKAQWGYTTVGAAQGDAVRMLAVAMEERHPLFPDVPTFKELGFDMVGGAYRGMAVPKETPADVVKALSDAFAEVNADEAFRKQMLDGGFALLDVDSAGMADFMKARTEEYVAAATAAGLLN
- a CDS encoding tripartite tricarboxylate transporter permease yields the protein MDFENLANALTLTNLALALFGVVAGTVIGSIPGLSATMAVAVLVPITFAMAPASALILLGAIYTGAIYGGAYSAILLNTPGTPSAIATTFDGYPMAKRGDGDLAVAIACYASVVGGLIGALALLLLAPPLSTVALAFGPVEYLWLSIFGLSLIASLSTGNVLKGLAGGAFGLLLSCVGVAEISADIRLTFGSSTMIGGIEVVGALIGLYCIPVLIDLVATPERHLKVEDGVRAVRFREGARIAWASRFNLVRSSIIGTVIGILPGAGGSVAGLVAYSEAKRTAKPHQKFGEGEPDGIMATESANNATVGGGFIPTLVLGIPGTPPDAVILGALLVQGVRTGPALFDGGGSIVYTFIFGLFIATILMLPTGLLIGRYAYKTIVTIPKTILVPTVGFMTIIGTFAIRNSISDVIIMIVLGSVGWVLSRFGFAASPIVLGLILGPIAEQGFVQAWIIGDATGNLMGMFFGRPISLAIIAFTILSLLYPVFQSRRAKRLLEMQANSND
- a CDS encoding tripartite tricarboxylate transporter TctB family protein produces the protein MTDSSSNPGKKDVGTLIIAGLFVALGLITLNDVTGYSDTDSIVFPSFVAYALIFMSVLVIIYSWLKPNPDNGFGKGDWWRRLLLVASMIAACLVMPYAGFLPATAIAFAGSLFAARHEGWDMRSGLVFAGSGAVIMAGFYALFRFALGVPLP
- a CDS encoding NAD-dependent epimerase/dehydratase family protein produces the protein MRILFTGGSGKAGKHVVPYLLDQGHRVVNVDLTPLDHPGVDNLTADITDSGQMFNVMSSYANFDELEPGTGVPKFDAVVHFAAVPRILINPDNETFRVNTVGTYNVVEAAVKLGINKIIVASSETTYGVCFADGTANPPALPVEEDMDVNPMDSYGLSKVLNEQTARSFQRRSGFDIYALRIGNVIEPHEYPNFKHYCAHPEVRRRNIFCYIDARDLGQIVDRCLKTDGLGFQVFNAGNDTNSVDMPTAEITERFFPGVPVTREMGEHEALYSNRKIREMLGFKEEHDWRKYVE
- a CDS encoding NAD(P)/FAD-dependent oxidoreductase, with product MPTRNKTDVMVLGAGAAGMICAVEAGRRGLSVTVIDHARAPGEKIRISGGGRCNFTNLHCGPGNFLSNNPRFAISALRSFTQHDFIDRVKARGIAYHEKTLGQLFCDSSARDIINMLTGDMRDAGVRLELSTEILEVNQADQGFDVQTSQGNWQADRLVVATGGKSIPKMGATGLGYEIAARFGHRVTETRAGLVPFTWASNMAESWSALSGVAVDVNARCNGATFREAMLFTHRGLSGPAMLQISSYWRDGDRLSIDLAPDRDLADALKQERSSRPKGSPWTTLGEIVPKRLAQHLESQTGDSAIRLADMSNAAIETIAARLHGFELIPGGTEGYRTAEVTLGGVDTDQLNQKTMESRLVPGLHFIGEVVDVTGHLGGHNFQWAWSSGVAAGRHI
- a CDS encoding YMGG-like glycine zipper-containing protein — protein: MKRILISTLAALSLLAAAGCTTTEKRAGTGAVVGAGTGALIAAATGSSSRGVATGALIGGAAGALIGAATTPGQCRYRDANGNVYEAAC
- a CDS encoding ABC transporter permease; the encoded protein is MSGTPAKRDFTRYAPWIYTFVLFALWEACSRGFDLPVYILPAPTVIAQSIVDYWPAIWKNSLQTLYTTLVGFALAVAGGLALGLLVGWSRFIYAGLYPLMIGFNAVPKVAVVPILVIWFGIGTVPAILTAFLIAFFPIVVNVATGLATIEPEMEDVLRALGAKKLDIMLKVGIPRSMPYFFGSLKVAITLAFVGSVISETVAANSGLGHMMLAAQSQFNVPLVFAGLVMLAIEGIVMYALMAWLEMRMTGWAHRSGMNRQ